A window of Cheilinus undulatus linkage group 23, ASM1832078v1, whole genome shotgun sequence genomic DNA:
AACACTGCAGGagtgttttggggtttttcctccacttttatGTCCAAGTAGCGGCTGCCATGACACCTGTGAAGACCACTATTACCTGCCTATGGATCTGCTGTGTTTTCCTCTGGGCATACCGTTTCCCTTTCATGTCCACCCTAAATATGGGCTACTGTTAGCCTAGCAGCGGCAGTCCGCCAGCTTCGCCTGTCACGTTTTTGCCCATGTGCTCCTGATTCTCCACTATATGGCCACACTCCTCCAGATTCTTGGTTTAGTTAGCTGGATGTGGGTGTTATCTTACTAATGAAACATTCTGATCGCTCTGCTTTGTCTTTGATTCTTTATTAGATGAGATCCTGTGGGCTCcctgttaaccctttttggtTGCCACATGCTAACTCTTCATCAACGTGTGCTCCCATTGGCTACAGCACCATTTTTATGATAAGAAAATGCATGAAACATTAACACAAATTGCATATGATAAAATATGCCTGCCTAACGTAAAAACGTCTTGAACGATACTTGAATCACTTAAATCACCATCATATAAAAATAACTATAACTAAAAATTGTTATCATGAAACTGACTTGGCAATGctctcagttttattttgtattttttacttcATATCCTGACGTCACTTCCTTCTGACGCTGGAGGGGATCTCAGCGTGGAGCCAAATGagagtggaggtctgcagctggacTGTCTTGCCTCAAACTGCTTAGAAACATCACTATATTTGAAATTGCAGGTTGATTTGTTTGATTTGCAAGAAAATTTTATGGTCAACACACGGTTTTGACTGTCCAACACCTGTATCCCAATCACACTAAGGCCACGATGTGATGAACACAAAGGCTTCAAGAAAATAATGACATACTTCACCTTTTGGGTCTGTTTTAGTACTATAACCTCATGTGACCCTTCACTTAATGTCAGTGCTTGTGCTTACGATTGCTTCATCATGAGTGGTGGGGAGTTGAGCAGCACTTCCTCTTGCCAAAGCATGTTTTAACCATCTCCCGACGAGGAACCTGGAACATCAGCATCctgccttaaaaaaattatagaTCTGTCGTGACAAGAAGAAAAACTGGATGCAGCTGTGACACTGAACTCCTGATAACCCAAGATATAATACAGTTCCCTTGGGAACAAAAGAGTAAGTGTTCTGTCTTTCTATCTTTTCTAGCTTTTTATCTGTCCATCGATCTAGACAGTAACATGATATCTAGATAGCTTAAAATCTGTGCGGGGCCGAAACCTACAAGTGGCCAGGATTACCCTTAAAAATTGATTGGCCACCCCAATATCTGAAACTATGAAGAGATTTTTTACCTTGCCTGAAgttaatttttattcataagGTTGATAAAAGAGATGAAGGTAAGGGTTATGGGATGAGGAGATTAGAGAAAGACTCGAGGGATTAAGGTGAGGAATAAGGGTAAGAGTTAAAGGACGTTAGAGTTATAGGATGTAGGCAAGGAGTGGCGTTCAAGGGATGTAGGGATCAAGTTTAGGGTCATGGGATGAGGGGGTTAGAGAATGGGTCAAGGGATAGAGGCGAGAAAGTTAAAAATTTAGTGATGCAGGGATCTAGGTAGGAGTCATGGGAAGGAGAGATGTAGGCAAGGTTTGAGGGATGAAGGTAGGAGTCGAGGAATATTGGGCTCAGAGATGGGGTTGTTGGATAAGGGGGATATAGAGAATAATCAAAGGATGGGGGTTTGAGTTAAGGGATGTTGCAATTAACGTAATGATCATTGGATCAAGGGATTGGGGTAGGAGTTGAAGGATGTAGAGATCAGagtaaggccttgtccacatgatGATGATAGCAATGTAtctcttttaaaaagttttctgtaaatttcaagaaatgtctACATAAGTATAAAGCCATTCAAAACAACTGAAAGCACTGTAGTATATTTGCCAGGCATGAAAGTGGAGCTAGAACACTGCCAAGAGAACTGCACCAGAAATGAGTGCAACCAAACTTTCCTATTACCCAGAACTTTCTTCTGGCTGCTGTTGTAGTTGCACCCTGCAATGGATCTAAGAACATTTGGCATATGCTGTTCTCCATTACCATTCATTGCTCATTATGGTAGTAGAGGAGCAGATGACACGAACACATCATGTAATCTGCCGTTATTGTTGTTGTAGGCTGGGCTCACGCATACCAGGTTAATTAGGCTATGACGCAATTGTTTTAGGAAAGATGTGCTTGGTTAtacacatggagacaaaacagtTGGTGTATTCAGATTGTGAACCAAGAAGAGATGTCTCCCACTCACATTTATGCATCCCCAACATCTGGTTGACATTTACATGGAATACCTTAGGTTGACAGAAAGATTTATTGCCCAGGCGGACTGACTgaaatgtagcttctgcctgcCGAGATATCTGTCATTTAAATGAGACATGCCAATCAGgccgcagtgaggtttttcctaaatattatctaaaccattgtgatagaaaagcattcaccccctgtacagtgagagcacatgaagacattagctaatgagacacgttttgtttttttaaccaggctgtaaaccagtttatttcgagtgtaaaaaccagctgtttagCAGGTGTCAAGACACAACTTCGTCTTGGCTctggctctgccctttccaaaacgcTGTCTTTCAGTGGTTTtccatccatctggcatgtcaggttgtTCCATTTATTCATGTAGCAGAATCAACAGACGTAGCCAGAAAGGCAGAAAATTTGTCCCAGCTTTTTGGTTTAAATTTTAACCCATCTGgttaaacaaacaaccaaacttGCTGTGTTTGATTACACCATCATGACACTGCTCCAATAGTTACCCAGCAGTGTAGTAAAAACAACCCAGATTAAGTTTCTAgtgttcttagattttgttcttAGCTAAAAGGAAATCAATGATAAGAAATATAATGTAAACGTCAGAATCTCTGTTGAACTTTGTAAGTGGATTAGGAGCTAATTTCTTCTTAATGCTTTGATGAATGAGGCCCATAGAGAGAGAGCTCTGTCCAATCTGGCAGAAAAACCCTGATTCTTCCCAAAATCCTTCAAAACAACCTCATTTACGTCACTCTTTGACAGCTCAGAGGTTGGGCTGTCCTAATTATCATACAGATGTTCAGCAAGCAGTTCTTGGCTCCCATTAGACCcccgtttgtgtgtgtggtggacTGAGTGTTGTTCCTTTCCAAGGCCAGATTTTATCTCAACCAGTTCCTGGAACAACCAGAACGATAAAGCTGTTCTTCCCTGGCATTTCTGAGGGTGGCCTCACATAACCTtcacactgatttttttctttaaggtgatacaagtgtaaaaaaaactgatgtttGCCAAGTGCTTTGACAGACAAAGCAAACGCGGTATCTCAGTAAAACATACTTTGCATCAATAGTCAGGCCAAACGTAGAGAAGtctacaaaattaaaatatatgcaaaaacaaaatgcaaaagaTCCATCTGTCTGACTTTTCTTTGGCTTATCAGAGGCAAAGTCATGATAACAGCAGTCTTTCATCAGCTTCAACATGTTgcatacagtgtctataaaaagtatttcttccccttggatgttttccttttcattaaattaaaaaaatctttcttttttttttttttttttttgttataaggCCAAATTATATCCACCAAGATTGAgtaataaaatcagtaaaatggtaaaacatccatggggCTGAATACCTCTCATAGGCACAGTACACATTCAGAGCTTATTTGCTGTCTAAAAATACACCTGATGATTAtgaaaattattaattttttttttatatgaatcACTTTCTTCATGAAAATGTGTTGAGAAATTAAAATTATGTACAGGAGACCCATGCAAACATCAActtactcatttattttaaataactgtaaattaattaaaatgtaattgtATAACAGACTGCATGTAAAAATAATAGCACCTATAAGAATCAAAATTTCCTTACAAAATATATTTGATTAGGTTGTCAAATCTTTTGGTAGTTCTGCTTTAGTATGCACAAGAGGAAATATTGCTTTAAACATTGCACATTTCACTGAAAAACTGAATTTCTTAATTTCCTTCATCCTATTCAAAATTGGCcagattttcctttaaaaagccAGGCGTATATCACCGTGCCATTCAAAGGGGCTGTGGTGCATGCCTTCTGCCCCCTGGTGGATTATCTGTGAGCAGCATGTATCTAATGGTATTCATCTGTTTTACAAGGAAAAAATTATCCTGAAGAGCATGCAGACGCCTGGAAAATATGGGTATCAAATATAATCCTGCAAATTTGATGAACTGAAATAATGCATTCTGGGTATTTATATGCGCATGGATagactgatggatggatttatggaCCTCACTGATTTGAAACTTGtaaactttggtgttttttttttcttcttttgccaattttagttgctctttacggaagagtattagggccactgaaaaaaaaattgagacaatttttttttcacttgtaagaaaaaagtcagaattctgagattaaagtcagaattcttactttaatctcagaattctgaaaaaaaaaattggagacttttttttcatttgaagaataaagtcagaattctgactttttttctcagaattctgactttaatctcagaattatgactttttttctcagaattctgactttaatctcagaattatgacttttttctcagaattctgactttaatctcagaattctgacttttttctcacaagtaaaaaaaaaattttcgtctcaattttttttttcagtggccctaatactcttccgtagcTCTTCTCTCATCTTTGCCAATTTCCCCCCATGTTTGTAatttgtttttgccagtttttatccatttttgctgttttttggaCATGTTTCTATTTATTGCCATTTTGTACCTATTTCTGCCCTTGTTTAAATTTATGtacttatttttcattaaacttGTCTCCACTTTTTCAGGCATCATGACAtctgtgcacatcatggcctagCTTTTAAGTCTAACAtcactttccaaatggtttagatcaatgtgcccatccacattgttaacatcaccaatTAATAggaaaggggtttacattttaaagaagacTATATTTCTACTACAGcataaaaaatagattaaatttgtgttttgttgctttggtaagagtggttatattctgttaaaaattaaaatatagtgatcacagcttaactttatagtGGATCGTAGTGGATCATGaattttctgacctccatgggcccccagtttggctgggcctcaaAGAGCATGTACCATTAGGTGATATTAGGGGGTAATCCTAGTCAGTTAGGCTTAAACCCTGGGTTGTAATGAAGCTGGGTCTCTTTTAACCTGGGTATATCACCATGGTAACTGGTTCTAAACTATCacctgtagacatgtaagtactcgacttgtgttgtttttgaaaagaaagcaactcactgctgttctttgttcttttaacaaagaaatgtcatcaggtcctgataaaactggtgttttagcagcatccatgctaagctcttctgccataattgcatcagcccttttgctgcttgtttacatcatgactctgctgcgcctgaaagtactgcccctcgtcgctgattggtcctgtctctttctaaccaggcctaaacggttcagataggagctttgcaagatggattcgccagtaaaaaacaaggaaacaggtgtatccatctgctttgcaaggttaggcttATATATGTTGGGTATTGGAAATGGGACTAGGTAGAGGCGTGGCCTTTTTTTCGGAACCTAGTTTCTAAAACTACTCTTCACTAACAAAGACCATGCTAGTCAGAAATAGGTTTGAACAGTTTAACATTGAGATAATGAAATGGTGGAGGAATGGAGGGATAAAAGGATGGGGGTAAGCGCCAAGGCAGGAAGGTAAGAGTCCTAGGATGGAGGGATGAGCGGATGAAAAGGATGAATTTAAGAGGAACTGAGCAGATGAATACAGAGAAGATGGTGGCTGCTTTGAGCGGGTCTGATCTGAGGAAAGCTGAAGCTTTGGGACTTGAGTTGGTAGTGTCGGTTATGGTTGAAAACATTGGTttcaaacctggggtccaggaccccttGGGGGGATGCCAAAGATCTTATGGGGGtacaaggctttgtctgctccgaggctgccaaaattaggtttgcaaatattgactaaaaccatgaaaaagcaGCTACTtggtagtttatacaaaggtctttcaATAAGGGAaggcctttttagggttttataagtgaaacaattaaaatctatgttgatttttggcagaagtgtgtcactttttcttctctcttgggtcctgagTGGGGCCCCAcatttcttaggtacatgtagggggggctccagggaaaaatgtttgggaaacactgatctaaaccGGATGATCGGCTGGATTTAGTTGTGGATGGTGCAGCCAACGGAAGTTGGAGAACTTCAGACAGGTGGAGGGGTCCAATGACCAGCTGgagtctgctgctgttggtccggGAACTAGAAGAGTAGAAGCTCCAGGTGGGTTGACATCTCTTTGTTGCTCTTAGTAGGGAGCCCCCAGAAGATCTCATGATGAGGAGTGAGAAAATGTTTCTGACCAAAAAAGGTATTTATGTCTGACCAAAATTGTGCTGTAAGGAAGTCATCACAAAAGCGTCCTGCTTTGGGGCCTCCTAACAGGACAAAATAGGACAAAGTACCCACTGTGGTGGCTTGTGAAGCCTGTTCTATGCTTCATGCATCATTGGAGTAATTGCATATCGAACAAAATTCTCAGACAGGCCCCCTCATGGGCTTCCGTGTGGCAGATTTTTACCTGGCTACGCAGATCTCCACAATTTTTGCAAAAGCACACATGGCAGACATGCTACAGACATGATTTTTgaagacactgccccctagctTTTGGGAGAATATCAGTTTGCTGTGAGTAGGAAAGTATAAATGTACCATGGCATCATGATTCTGCGTTAGTTTGTGTCCGTGCGGCTGGGGCAATTGAGATATCTTAGCGTCATTGTCTTGGAGCTGTCATTTTGACCATTACTGAATCTGACATTAATGTGCCATGTTTTTACACATGTAGGAAAGAgatcttttgttttgattcttgaGCAAGGGAACCCTCAAAGAGCCTGACGTTGGTACGGAAAAGAGCAGCTTTAAACATGAATGGCATGATAAATATATGTTTATCAGGCTAGTTGTCAGACATGGTATTTATGTCAGCctcaaaaatgttaaacagcATACATCAAAACCATATCACAGAaggacagtttgtgaaatacaaaaaaagtgtttaaagacAGAAGTTTGTCCACATTCTAAAAGGTAGACAGGATGAGTCATCTAAGAAGTGTGttttatctctctctttctctatctGCTCCACTCTTTTACTCCTGGATGGAAGTTTGCTCcactgaaagaagaaaatatattaaaaaaagagtcTTTAGATTTTTGACCATGATATTACCGTTAAAGATCAAGTTTATATGTATTTAAGTTGCATCAACTCTTGTCAACTCCGCTGTCTTCATCTTCTCTGTAACTATCCTCTTCAACAGTTTCATCTTCTGCCTCTCTTTGTCTTCACCTGATTTTAAAACCAGTGACTTCACTTCCTCTTCACTCTTTctcttttgactttttcttttatttcctgtttcatgATTCCTCAAAACGGAATTCAACCCAAGCCCTTTCTGTCTTCTACTGTAAGGGGTCTATCTGTTCTGTCCTCATCTTTTCTTTATAACTGTCCTTAACTAATCCCTTAAAGTCATGACAAACAAAAAGGCAAGACAACTTCTGGACACTCTAGAAGAATACAAACTaatcttattattatttcatcttGCTTACATATTTAATTCAAATTTCCATCTTGCAATTTGATCTTATTGTGTTGAACATGCACCTGTGCTTTGGTTTTGTATGTGTGTCTAAGAGCTCAGTGTCACCATTGTTTGTATTTGCAACCTTGTTAATAAAAAAAGCGTCTCTGCTGTGCTCAGTGTGTGTGATAGACTGACCCAGGGTCAGCAGCATCACTGAGCAGACTCACAAGCTCTCAGGATCAGATCACTGTTAATCAAACGTGTTAAGGACTCAGAGgaaaactttaagaaaagaGTGTTGTCTGAAACGTAGAggatgcagatttattttctcagTTCTAGCTCCATAATCTAACTGGTTCATGTGATGGATGTGTCTGTTTTTAGCTTTGATCAGAGTGGTGAGTCTGACTGAAACGGCACAGACACAAGCAAACACATGACGTGAACGAGCTGTGAGCTCAGGCTGAATGAACGTGCTGTATGTAGGCTGTCTACTAAATCAGACTTTAGAAACTTTACCTGTATTCTATCCCCTGgtagccacagtgatgtaaaattagtccttaatgtctcatttcactacttccactttttctgttgccattattttatctttttatccatgaaaaagttcctttttctttggTCAAGTTCATGtcatattctattttttatgttttctcaaTTCCCCTAGTTTAAGAAAGTACAAGaatcttaaataaaacaaaaacagtttgaaatgcaAAGTAATGGAATTTCAAATGTGACATAAAGTAGGGAATagccctagttttatttttttattctttatattggttttatatttttgtcttacttTATTTAGGTCCCCTGACAGCTTGTACCCCACTGTGATCAGCCTTTAACTTGTTTGTTCTACTCACATGTTCATAGTTTTTCTACCAAATCACCAAGTTGAATTGCTTGTAGGGCTGAATGTCTTGGCAGTAACACTCATTTCCAACTCTTATCCTTTGAAAATCTTCTCAGATCAGCCCAGAGTCAGTGAGAAGTCTGAACTTTCTGGGTATTACTACCAGGGTGTATGACGACCACTAGATGGCGCCAAAGCCCACCAATTCAACCACTCCTCTGCCATCAGGCAGTGCCTAAGCGGCAAGAAAGTCCACCTGTATGGAGACTCCACCATCAGGCAGTGGTTTGAGTTCCTTGATGCTTTACTATCAGGTAGTCATCAATCAACAGAGATGTTAGAAAACAGTTTCATTTCGCTCATATCACACACTTAATCTGTTCTTCTTTCAGATGCTCAGGAGCTAATCCGGGATAGTCCAAAGAAAACAGGACCTTACATGATATGGGGGGAGAAAGTAAAGACATCTTGGTGACATACCACGTCCACGGTCCTCCTCTTAGTTTATCTATGTCCCAACCAGTCTGCTACGTTTCATTGCCAATGAACTGGATGAGTTACTTGGCGGTCCGAACACTGTTTTAGTTATTGGTATCTGGGCCCACTTTGACCCTTTCCCGATTGAGCTTTACATCAGACGGCTCCAGAGCATCCGCAGAGCGGTGGTCCATCTGTTGAACAGGGCTCCAGGCACACTGGTGGTCATCAAGACAGCGAACCTCAGAGAGGTGACAGTGGACTTGGCTTTAAGCTACAGTGACTGGTACACGTTTCAGCAGGACAAGGTGCTCAGAGCTGTGTTTAGAGGACTTAAAGTGCAAATGGTGGATGCCTGGGAGATGACTTTGGCCAACCATCTGTCACACAATATTCACCCACAATGTCCCATCGTAAAGAATATGATCAATATTCTCCTGTCCTACATATGTCCACAATAGTTATGCTTTTGGTCTGACTGCATGTTTTGAGCATGATTATATCCTGACCTGACAACGGTAGGGATTCCCTtacttgcaaaaaaaatccctatCTTAATGACGTTATAAGGGATAACCATGATTGattgaaaaagtgaaatgtaGGTAAGAGAAAGCATTACAGCAACCTGGTGAGTCACTGCCAGTAGCAGTATGCATCAAATTAGCGTATCATTCACCGGAAAGACAAGCAAATATAATACAGAGCTGTTAATAGGTTCTTCACAGATGACGTCAGCAGCTGAGAACTCCCGATGGGAGGCAGGACATGATTTCTACAAAGAGAAATACTACCAAAAGACCATGTTAtgagtctggtttggttcagtacagttttgccacaGTTGGGCACATTAAGCTCTTATTTTGCCCATGTTTTCTCAGCAGACGTCCATCCATTTTCCTCCTTGTGATGGGATCTTTTAAGAGATTccgatcatttggctcagctcagtagagatGGTTGTTTGGCTTCCAAACAGCTTGTCATTTGGCAACCAACATGATGTAAATAACAtcaaaaaatggaggaaaaaaactgacacttaAATGGGAGCAAGCAACAaaggctcacattaaagagccatttgGTAGAACAGACTCGTTCCCGAACATCTCAGTCACTTACCACATTTTATTTGCAGTTTACTCAAATGATAGTACATCACCgatcaattaaaagcatgtttatgacaaaataagTAATTTTTTTAGCTAAAGAGATCAGCTAGTCTCTTTGCTCAGAACAAGACTCATTAAGACTCTGGTCTCCCTtcatctagaccagtggttctcaactgagtGAGCCgtgggacccaccatcaactcctcaagtagaattgtgacccaaattttgtagatttattttgatcaatcagatgtatttaataaGATATAGTACAGCTTGGGCCTTAGAAAgtacaaaaggtgtaacaaaacaatgaaacaggaaaaaacatgcatgtttaatAGAATCTCATGGACAATTTggtgcaattttttccccaggCACACATTCGCGGCCCCTTGAAAAGGGTttcgtgacccacttttgggtcccaacccaccaacTGAGAACTACTGATCTAGATAGATGGTGCTAGGAAGCCTGAAGCAATTGTGATACTGATCACCTTCACGCTAGATAAGTTGGTTCAACTGTggacaaaaatcacttttttgtagTGTGGGGATCATACTCTGTACGTAGAAATCTTCCGATGATAATTGCAACAGACAGgcccatttagagctgtaaagtactaactttctttccttttccatTCATTCCTAAAGGCTgtcaggatcacatgactgtaaACAACTTATATCGTATGACGTCCGTGTAGTCTTGCCCTGCCCGACTGATTGTGTACCTCCATGTagtccagtggttcccaaagtgggccatGCCACTTTATGTTTTGTGTTGTGGTGGTAAATAAAAGAAGGATTTTGTAAGCAACAATTGTGACTGATAGTGTGTTTGTTgtacatttacatattttttcatgtttatatgGTGAGGAGTAAGGGgccctgaaaatattttcatctgccaaaggggggcccCTTGTGAACCACTGATGTAGTCTATCATGTTTGACAGTAAAGTCATGCAAAAAAGTACGGCTCAAATCACCTAGTCTGAAATACAAACCAtagtaacagacaaaaaatgtagTCTGGCCTCGGCTTTAGATCTAGATAGGTACTGTAAGTTTTAATTGTTCAACAGTAATGACGTATCAGTGGCTGGACAGTAGAGGAAATGAAAGCAGGTGAAAACTGATTTTGCAAGTAATGCCATTTAATGAATATGtttgaacatgttttaaatttctATAAGTTTCACTGATAATTAAACGCCCACatatttgaaaatgtaaggattGTACGAACATTTGTTTACTGAATTATGGATATCCATCATTTTTAGTGATTTCTGAAAGAAGTACCTCGGTAATAACTAAAATCTTGGTAAAGAATATTGCTCTTGTAATATAAATCTCTCAACTGGTATTGTATTAGATGTAAAACTGAGTTATACTCAATTCCTAAATGCAGTTTTGTAATACAATAGAATCTCACACCGGTCTTGCTTTGTTACAATTATAGCCAGCATGAAAAATCGTGGGCCCTCTTATGCAGACTTCATCATCATCCTGGTAGCCCTCATGGAGTAAGGATTGGGCTTTTTCCAGGTTTTCCAGTGGAGGCCTGACGCCCAACCGATGTGGTCCCCAGCACGATGCCAGTCACCATTCAGAGAGGCGGAGCCACAGCTGCTGTACCACCAACCACCACCATCTGAAAATGTACACTCCTTCTGAGCGATGTCTCCAAAGATGCATGGAGAACAACCGTCATTGTCACGGTCGATGGTGCTAAAGCCGTAATTGTTCTGGTCACGGAGGGCGTCGCCTATGGACAAAATAGAGGACGTTTAGAAAGTCTTATCTAAAAAATTAAGGTTGGGACCTAAAAATGTAACTTTCACCTGTCAGTGGCTGCTGTAACAACAATGTGCATTTGGAAATTATTAAGAGCCTCTTAACTTTGATCAATTTTGTGGTTTTAGCCTGATGCTACTATTGTTGAAATTCATTtgtttctctcattaatctacactcaacCCATAATGacagagtaaaaacagaatattagaAAAGtttgcaaattaattaaaaagaaaaacctgaaatatagtgcactgacataagtattcagactcttttctcagtacttagttgaagcaccttcaGAGGCAATTACAGCCTTGGGGGACTagtttggggaattttctgccaatcttctttgcaaatctgcTCAAACTCAGATTGGATGGGGAACATCCATGGACCATTTTCAGGCTAATTCAGTGCTGTTTGATAGGGTTCAAATCAGGGCTCTGGCTTGGCCACTCTAGGATTTTCACAGAGTTTTTCCTggttagggtcattgtcatgtcaGAAGGTAAACCTTTTGCCCAGTCTGGGGTCCTCAGCACTGCTTCATTGATGATATCTATGTAGTTTGTTCCATTGCTTTCCCTGAGCCCTggccagtctcccagtccctccTGCTGAAGAACactcc
This region includes:
- the LOC121505794 gene encoding NXPE family member 3-like, with protein sequence MLNGPAHKQCQSKAGPTFKRATLTWKRFSSFDQSDGAKAHQFNHSSAIRQCLSGKKVHLYGDSTIRQWFEFLDALLSGNAQELIRDSPKKTGPYMIWGEKFIYVPTSLLRFIANELDELLGGPNTVLVIGIWAHFDPFPIELYIRRLQSIRRAVVHLLNRAPGTLVVIKTANLREVTVDLALSYSDWYTFQQDKVLRAVFRGLKVQMVDAWEMTLANHLSHNIHPQCPIVKNMINILLSYICPQ